A region of Reichenbachiella carrageenanivorans DNA encodes the following proteins:
- a CDS encoding PspC domain-containing protein, producing MKKNISINISGIIFHIEEDGYAQLKGYLETINNYFSSYEDSAEIIADIESRVAEIFLSKLDDGKQIINELDVQALIDTMGTVADFEAIEDDEPTTSSAEEETPKQEKKGQKERTDHANDFGKQRLHRDEKRKVLGGVAAGIAYYFSIDPLWVRLIAVMMLLNVFISALSGAVFLAYIVLWIVIPGAKNLGDDEEVKKMFRDPDHQVLGGVASGIAAFFGTDITLVRLLFVVSIFLGGTGVILYIILWMITPVAKSITDKMQMQGEPVTLSNIEQKVKRNLKQEDGEESALAKVLLFPFRLIAALFAALAGLLGPFSNVLMHAIRVLAGLFIAMIGISGMMGLFIGAGVLFGLFAGFGGWGSASFFPADIVMESISGFTFLAIFLTAFIPFLVIGLLGISIVIKKMVLRAPLGWSIFGVWVICLVGLSITIPGLVGEFRNEGSYQETRTFDVEVSQPLLLTLDYVDFNGIDATSLKLRGNEDSVVRLDMRYEAHGRSRQQAEQNAQMVTYDVRQKGNELIFDSDYRFKEKAKFRAQELDMTLYIPYNRKFVLDDDMIDIIEHTFNRNGYRSWQINKENEWIFTEEGLNCLTCERQNTSGGLLDHDDTKEHKSKLKYHSKSKSKTYTGEPMIFEIQDFDQIEVRGIYNVYVNQADEYSISVKGSERYKKDVLIKKYGDVLEIDMSGKKWDLLKDLDEDLRLDVYITMPGLTKLSSKGLCYFEVKDFEVEDLEIDLGGASSADMNIRAEELYVYLNGASSMGLEGNTSYLEAEVSGASSLEAFELKAETVEVSASGASNAKVNANKRLVVDASGLSTVRYDGDADAHVINEDELSTVRRSGR from the coding sequence ATGAAAAAAAATATTAGTATCAATATAAGCGGTATTATTTTTCATATAGAGGAGGATGGTTATGCTCAGCTCAAAGGGTATTTAGAAACCATCAACAACTACTTCTCTTCCTATGAAGACAGCGCCGAGATCATTGCCGATATAGAAAGCAGGGTGGCAGAAATATTTTTGTCCAAACTCGATGATGGCAAACAGATCATCAACGAACTAGACGTGCAAGCGTTGATCGATACCATGGGAACCGTGGCGGATTTTGAGGCGATTGAAGACGATGAACCTACGACATCCTCAGCAGAGGAGGAAACACCTAAACAAGAAAAGAAAGGGCAAAAAGAGCGTACGGATCATGCCAATGATTTTGGTAAGCAGCGACTGCATCGTGACGAAAAACGGAAGGTGCTTGGAGGAGTAGCCGCAGGTATTGCGTACTATTTCAGCATCGATCCACTTTGGGTCCGTCTGATAGCCGTTATGATGCTACTCAATGTCTTCATTTCTGCTTTGAGTGGAGCGGTCTTTTTGGCATATATTGTCTTGTGGATTGTGATACCAGGGGCTAAAAATCTGGGTGATGACGAAGAGGTCAAGAAGATGTTTCGAGATCCAGATCATCAGGTGTTGGGTGGAGTGGCTAGCGGTATTGCGGCCTTCTTCGGTACGGATATTACGCTCGTCCGTTTGCTATTCGTAGTGTCTATCTTTCTAGGGGGTACAGGGGTTATACTCTACATTATCCTTTGGATGATCACACCTGTAGCGAAGTCTATTACAGACAAAATGCAGATGCAGGGCGAGCCAGTTACCTTGTCCAATATAGAGCAAAAGGTGAAACGCAATCTTAAACAGGAAGATGGAGAAGAAAGTGCATTGGCTAAAGTACTCCTTTTTCCCTTTCGGTTAATCGCGGCTTTGTTTGCGGCGTTAGCGGGATTGTTGGGGCCTTTTTCTAATGTATTGATGCATGCCATTAGGGTGTTGGCAGGTTTGTTTATTGCTATGATCGGTATTTCTGGTATGATGGGCTTGTTTATAGGTGCTGGTGTTTTGTTCGGCTTGTTTGCAGGCTTTGGCGGTTGGGGCAGTGCATCTTTTTTCCCAGCTGATATTGTAATGGAGAGCATATCAGGGTTTACCTTTTTGGCTATATTCCTGACAGCCTTCATTCCATTTTTAGTCATTGGGCTTTTGGGCATATCCATTGTGATCAAGAAAATGGTGCTTCGTGCACCACTAGGCTGGTCTATTTTTGGCGTGTGGGTTATCTGTCTGGTTGGCCTGTCTATCACTATTCCAGGTTTGGTGGGTGAGTTTAGAAATGAAGGTTCTTATCAAGAGACACGTACTTTCGATGTGGAGGTTTCTCAGCCGCTCTTGCTGACACTAGACTATGTGGACTTTAATGGCATTGATGCCACCAGTCTTAAGCTGCGAGGGAATGAGGATTCTGTTGTGCGATTGGATATGCGCTACGAAGCGCACGGTCGTAGCAGACAACAAGCCGAGCAAAATGCACAAATGGTGACTTATGACGTACGTCAAAAAGGCAACGAGTTGATTTTTGATTCGGATTATAGGTTTAAAGAAAAAGCGAAATTCAGAGCGCAAGAATTGGATATGACACTTTACATTCCTTACAACCGAAAGTTTGTGTTGGACGACGATATGATTGATATCATTGAGCATACTTTCAATAGAAACGGATATAGAAGCTGGCAAATTAACAAAGAAAATGAATGGATCTTTACCGAAGAGGGGCTCAATTGCTTGACTTGCGAAAGGCAAAATACGTCTGGGGGTTTGTTAGACCATGACGACACGAAAGAGCACAAGTCCAAACTCAAATACCATTCGAAATCTAAGTCAAAAACATACACAGGTGAACCGATGATTTTTGAAATTCAAGATTTTGATCAAATAGAAGTCCGAGGTATATACAATGTCTACGTAAACCAAGCAGATGAATATAGCATAAGCGTGAAAGGGAGTGAGCGATACAAAAAAGACGTGTTGATCAAAAAATATGGAGATGTATTGGAGATCGATATGTCGGGAAAGAAATGGGATTTGCTCAAAGACTTGGATGAAGATTTGCGATTGGATGTATACATCACCATGCCTGGATTGACCAAATTGAGCAGCAAAGGCTTATGTTATTTCGAAGTCAAAGATTTTGAAGTCGAAGACCTAGAGATCGATTTGGGAGGAGCCTCATCTGCGGATATGAATATCCGAGCAGAAGAACTCTACGTGTACTTGAATGGCGCCAGTTCGATGGGGCTCGAAGGTAACACATCGTACTTGGAAGCAGAAGTGTCTGGTGCATCTAGCTTGGAGGCCTTTGAGCTAAAAGCCGAAACTGTAGAAGTATCAGCTTCTGGTGCATCCAATGCCAAAGTGAATGCGAACAAAAGACTGGTGGTGGATGCCTCAGGTCTCAGTACTGTGCGCTATGATGGAGATGCCGATGCGCATGTGATCAACGAAGATGAACTCAGTACTGTACGCAGATCAGGTAGGTAA
- a CDS encoding PadR family transcriptional regulator — translation MKIENTQVQMRKGILEFCILQIISRGEVYASDMLEELTSAKIMVVEGTLYPLLTRLRKAGLVDYKWVESKSGPPRKYYTITEEGSDFLGKLDETWKELMSSTKKISAKRSAKNKTVKT, via the coding sequence ATGAAGATAGAAAACACACAAGTACAGATGAGGAAGGGCATTCTTGAGTTTTGCATTTTGCAAATTATTTCAAGGGGAGAAGTGTATGCTTCGGATATGCTCGAAGAGCTCACTTCAGCAAAAATCATGGTGGTAGAGGGTACATTGTACCCATTGCTCACTCGATTGCGAAAAGCTGGATTAGTAGATTACAAATGGGTAGAGTCTAAATCAGGACCGCCACGTAAGTATTATACTATTACAGAAGAGGGTAGCGATTTTTTAGGAAAACTAGATGAGACTTGGAAAGAATTGATGTCCTCTACCAAAAAAATCAGTGCCAAACGGTCTGCAAAAAACAAAACAGTCAAAACATGA
- a CDS encoding putative type IX sorting system protein PorV2 yields MRIVIAAIVGWLSISTSFAQSNTPKYSNEFLAIGVNARALGMASAFTAVANDVSAGYWNPSGLTQLEYQYDVSVMHAQYFAGIANYDYLGFATKIDSVSSLGLSVIRFGIDDIPDTRFLYDANGALNYDNIQFFSASDYAFLFSYARKLDWLGGLDVGGNAKIIYRHAGNFATAWGYGIDLSATKSFKNLQLAVMLKDITGTYNAWSHNTELVADIYTQTGNVIPENSIEITLPRAVIGASYTFAIKQKFGLLLALDLETTTDGKRNTLIKTNSVSIDPRFGLEASYLSLFFLRFGAGQFQEIQNFDRSTSMVYQPNFGIGVKLKNFNIDYALTDIGDQAETPYSHVISLKLGFDDKK; encoded by the coding sequence GTGAGAATAGTCATTGCTGCCATCGTGGGATGGCTAAGTATAAGCACCTCTTTTGCACAGTCCAATACTCCCAAATACAGTAATGAATTTTTGGCTATTGGAGTGAATGCTCGTGCATTGGGCATGGCTAGCGCTTTTACTGCTGTAGCAAACGACGTAAGCGCTGGCTACTGGAACCCCTCTGGACTGACCCAGCTCGAATACCAATACGATGTATCCGTAATGCACGCCCAATATTTTGCAGGCATAGCCAACTACGACTACCTGGGATTTGCAACCAAAATTGACTCTGTGAGCTCCCTTGGACTTTCCGTGATTCGTTTCGGCATCGACGACATCCCTGACACCCGTTTTCTCTACGACGCCAACGGCGCGCTCAACTACGACAACATTCAATTTTTCTCTGCTTCAGACTATGCCTTCTTGTTTTCATATGCTCGTAAATTAGACTGGTTGGGCGGATTAGATGTAGGAGGCAATGCCAAAATTATCTATCGCCATGCGGGGAATTTTGCTACAGCCTGGGGCTATGGCATAGACCTAAGCGCCACCAAATCCTTCAAAAACCTGCAACTTGCTGTGATGCTCAAAGACATCACAGGCACCTACAACGCTTGGTCGCACAACACCGAACTGGTCGCTGACATCTACACTCAAACAGGGAATGTGATCCCCGAAAATTCTATTGAAATCACACTGCCCCGAGCCGTCATTGGTGCCAGCTACACCTTTGCGATCAAACAGAAATTTGGCCTACTGCTTGCCCTCGACTTAGAGACGACCACGGATGGTAAGCGAAACACACTCATCAAGACCAACTCCGTATCGATAGACCCTAGGTTTGGCTTAGAAGCCAGCTACCTATCCTTATTTTTCTTACGGTTTGGCGCAGGCCAATTTCAAGAAATTCAGAATTTCGACCGTTCTACCTCCATGGTTTACCAGCCCAATTTTGGCATTGGTGTCAAGCTCAAAAACTTCAACATCGACTATGCACTGACCGACATTGGCGATCAAGCAGAAACCCCTTACTCGCATGTTATTTCACTTAAACTTGGATTTGATGATAAGAAATAA
- the porU2 gene encoding putative type IX secretion system sortase PorU2: MIRNKCYTVLFLLLVAFQAAGQPYGNEWIDTNQRYFKINIGENGIYRMSRTDLADFGFPVGSVDPRKIQLFHLGQEVAIHLEGQLDGTFDLSDYLEFYAEKSNGSTDTPLYTNPATQPHTFYNIFSDSSAYFLTYKLDLQTGKRMGDFYENNVGGLAAQNYHISENLNLRTTTYYEGQSYGSGEEIVLPTYDVGEGWTGPFASRGQNIDNNITGLINEVQADYTPNIKVLLVGGNNNSHDVTILVGPNSGSLRTIATATFDADENYLVSENIAWTDISASGNLTVRATVNGVSGAADRVSVSYISVNYSKAYNMNSETSARIVMKTNAGNKSYIEVTNAPTSVTLYDITNPTDPIDIGINESAGTFHAMVNNTSTQRTLYAQSGQKAVTNFEEVSFNHFNPANFNYLMVSHTSLRGSTSSGQGDQVTAYKNYRQSVAGGGHTVLDIDIQTIFDQFNYGNPSPIAIKRFCEYVYDNGTPEFLFLIGKASNVQANYYRQDPLAPTNRHYIPTYGYPGADVPFTAGLDGGTGYETLATGRINATEPDHIEAYLNKVMEEEALPFNTLRQKSLVHLSGGNTESELRTFKIYVDDFARIAEGELLGGASTQLSKNNNDAVELINISDEINDGVMMVTFFGHSSGSVTDIEIGLVSDPAFGYANKGKYPIFMVNGCLAGDFFSENESFGVDWILTPDLGALGFMAHSHVAFSNNLRRFTNLYYEVAFTEENFIAKSVGEIKKETARRYINTYGTSESPLSQVQLVNLQGDPAVKVFGPDKPDLDINEAYLQAGTFDDSQLLATIDSFYIEMNIRNFGIYSPDTFAIAINRTFSDGRVQTIGPNLFDQVLREDTIQFTIPNDVSNPGGLNTFSITLDPANKIDEMDKSNNTASLDVFLSSGSTFNLYPNNLSIQTEALQEFYFQSSNLLAGRRSFDIQVDTSSTFNSPYLISQSQSSLVIGKANINLEATSSIPNGKVFYWRTRYSDPLPTESDDWVTSSFVFDKTKGEGWAQTNPAQFSESFTEGLSLDPSTGLWSFLTSQLHLEVQNYGSNHPSADYQDTEVLLDNRNYFNTNSNLDAGCRNNTLNFMAFKRQSNVPFKAVQTPGYDELNSLVCGLVPQVIYNYTEGDVPGIYGPEVLLNNIESGDKVLIFSLGDFDYTTLPTTLLDDLETLGLQRSELNTIASGSDEPIIMLGVKDAAANTGLIIRAATTPANEQQLNLDEQLNGSFDSGVISSTLIGPALSWDQMTANIGDSPNPADDTKNITLYGVKSDKTEEVLSPPTLGTDGYDLSALSVSDYPYLRLQLDVADPVQQTPLQLNSWQVDYETTPEGLLLISSPEGIAESVEVQEGQPYSSDYTFWNYSKKDFQDSIKIKYNLLNVGSSIQFSDSLNLPALASGDSAQFEFNLTTMGNQGLNDMILNSNIDYAHEFYSFNNTVRFSNYLKVNADETNPLVDVSFDGVQIMDGDIVSPTPSIEVYINDDNAFLLMQDTTGINIYLKQPCEDCDYERVAFSNPTVQWSPATTDENFKATINPERLEDGLYGLRVLANDASGNPSGLKPYEINFEVINASTITNFYPYPNPFSSSTRFVFTLTGSEFPEDIKIQILTVTGRVVKEIFMDELGAINIGNNKTDYAWDGRDNYGDQLANGVYLYRVLIKNAGENFKHRETSADRGFKNGFGKMYLLR, from the coding sequence ATGATAAGAAATAAGTGTTATACCGTACTCTTCCTTCTCCTTGTAGCGTTTCAAGCCGCAGGTCAGCCCTATGGCAATGAATGGATAGACACAAACCAACGTTACTTCAAAATCAACATTGGAGAAAATGGCATCTACCGCATGTCTCGCACGGATTTGGCCGATTTCGGATTTCCTGTAGGTAGTGTAGACCCTAGAAAAATTCAGCTCTTTCACCTAGGACAAGAAGTAGCTATCCATCTCGAAGGTCAACTCGACGGCACCTTTGATCTGTCTGACTATCTGGAATTTTATGCTGAAAAAAGTAATGGAAGTACAGACACGCCACTCTACACTAATCCTGCGACACAACCACATACGTTTTACAATATTTTTTCGGACAGTTCTGCCTATTTTCTGACTTACAAACTCGATCTACAAACAGGCAAGCGGATGGGAGATTTTTATGAAAACAATGTGGGTGGACTTGCTGCACAAAATTATCACATCAGTGAAAACCTAAACCTACGAACAACTACCTACTACGAAGGACAGAGCTATGGATCAGGGGAAGAGATCGTACTACCTACCTACGACGTAGGAGAAGGCTGGACGGGACCATTTGCGTCTCGCGGACAAAATATAGACAACAATATCACAGGACTTATCAACGAAGTGCAAGCCGACTACACCCCCAACATCAAGGTACTCCTTGTAGGAGGTAATAACAACAGTCATGATGTAACAATACTGGTAGGCCCAAACTCTGGGTCGCTACGAACAATAGCCACGGCTACATTCGATGCCGACGAAAATTATTTGGTTTCAGAAAACATTGCATGGACAGACATTTCTGCCAGTGGGAACCTGACCGTAAGGGCTACAGTAAATGGTGTATCAGGTGCTGCCGATCGTGTTTCTGTATCCTACATCTCTGTAAACTACAGCAAAGCCTACAACATGAATTCAGAAACAAGTGCACGAATAGTCATGAAAACCAATGCTGGAAACAAATCCTATATAGAAGTAACCAATGCTCCAACCAGTGTAACTCTCTATGACATCACCAACCCCACAGATCCTATAGACATCGGCATCAACGAAAGTGCAGGCACCTTCCATGCGATGGTCAATAACACCAGCACCCAGCGTACTTTGTATGCTCAGTCGGGACAAAAAGCGGTGACCAACTTCGAAGAAGTTTCTTTCAACCATTTTAACCCCGCTAATTTTAACTATTTGATGGTCAGCCATACGTCACTGAGAGGCAGTACTTCCAGCGGACAAGGCGATCAAGTCACTGCGTACAAAAACTACCGCCAATCTGTAGCTGGTGGAGGGCATACTGTCCTTGACATAGACATTCAAACGATCTTCGACCAATTCAACTATGGCAACCCCTCACCTATCGCAATCAAACGCTTTTGTGAATATGTCTACGACAATGGCACACCAGAATTTTTATTTCTGATAGGCAAAGCTTCCAACGTACAGGCTAATTATTATCGACAAGATCCGCTAGCTCCTACAAATCGACATTACATTCCCACTTATGGATACCCTGGAGCAGATGTACCATTCACTGCAGGGCTCGATGGAGGCACAGGCTACGAGACACTTGCCACTGGCCGAATCAATGCAACAGAACCCGACCACATAGAAGCCTATCTCAACAAGGTAATGGAAGAAGAAGCTCTACCGTTCAACACACTTCGTCAGAAAAGTTTGGTTCACCTAAGTGGTGGCAACACAGAATCTGAGTTAAGAACATTCAAAATTTATGTCGATGATTTTGCCCGTATTGCCGAAGGAGAATTGCTAGGAGGCGCCTCTACTCAACTGTCTAAAAACAACAACGACGCAGTAGAACTCATCAACATTTCTGACGAGATCAACGATGGTGTAATGATGGTGACTTTCTTTGGACATTCTAGTGGCAGCGTCACAGATATAGAAATAGGGCTTGTCTCTGACCCTGCTTTTGGCTATGCCAACAAAGGAAAATACCCGATCTTTATGGTTAATGGTTGTTTAGCTGGAGACTTCTTTAGCGAAAACGAGAGTTTTGGAGTAGACTGGATACTAACCCCTGACTTGGGCGCCTTGGGATTTATGGCACATAGCCATGTGGCCTTCTCCAACAATCTCAGAAGGTTTACAAACCTATATTATGAAGTTGCTTTTACGGAAGAGAATTTCATTGCCAAATCTGTAGGCGAAATCAAAAAAGAAACCGCTAGGAGATATATCAACACATACGGCACCTCAGAATCTCCTCTCTCACAAGTACAACTGGTAAATCTACAAGGCGATCCTGCAGTGAAGGTTTTCGGACCAGACAAGCCAGACTTGGATATCAACGAAGCCTACTTACAAGCAGGTACTTTCGACGATTCTCAGCTTTTGGCTACAATCGATTCCTTCTATATCGAAATGAATATTAGAAATTTTGGGATCTACTCCCCCGACACCTTTGCGATCGCAATCAACCGAACTTTTTCCGACGGGCGAGTGCAAACCATCGGCCCCAACCTGTTTGATCAAGTACTTCGCGAAGACACAATACAATTCACCATTCCTAACGATGTGAGCAACCCAGGAGGATTAAATACTTTCAGCATTACCCTAGACCCAGCCAACAAGATCGACGAAATGGATAAATCCAACAATACAGCCTCTCTAGACGTTTTTCTCTCCTCAGGCAGTACATTCAACCTGTACCCTAACAACCTATCCATCCAGACCGAAGCTTTGCAGGAATTCTACTTTCAATCGTCTAATCTACTGGCTGGCCGCAGATCCTTCGACATCCAAGTAGACACTTCATCTACTTTCAACAGTCCATATTTAATCAGTCAATCTCAGTCTAGTTTAGTCATTGGCAAAGCCAACATCAATTTGGAAGCCACTAGCAGCATTCCCAATGGTAAAGTTTTCTACTGGCGCACGAGGTATTCAGACCCCTTGCCTACCGAAAGCGACGACTGGGTAACCAGCTCTTTTGTATTTGATAAAACCAAAGGGGAAGGGTGGGCACAAACCAATCCGGCTCAATTTTCCGAATCGTTTACAGAAGGTTTATCCTTAGATCCCTCCACTGGGCTTTGGAGTTTTCTTACTTCACAGCTGCACTTAGAAGTTCAAAACTACGGTTCCAATCACCCATCAGCCGACTATCAGGACACAGAAGTGCTACTAGACAACAGAAACTATTTCAATACCAATTCTAATTTAGATGCTGGATGTAGAAACAACACACTAAATTTTATGGCATTCAAACGCCAATCAAACGTCCCTTTCAAAGCTGTACAAACCCCTGGATATGATGAACTCAACTCGTTGGTATGTGGACTAGTACCACAAGTCATCTACAACTACACAGAAGGCGATGTGCCTGGTATTTACGGCCCAGAAGTATTGCTCAACAATATAGAAAGTGGTGACAAAGTACTGATTTTTTCCTTGGGCGATTTCGATTACACCACGCTACCTACTACCCTGCTCGACGACTTGGAGACATTAGGCCTGCAACGTAGTGAACTGAATACCATTGCGAGCGGAAGCGACGAACCAATTATCATGCTTGGTGTAAAAGATGCCGCAGCCAATACGGGACTTATCATTCGAGCAGCGACAACACCGGCAAACGAGCAACAGCTCAACCTAGACGAACAGCTCAATGGCAGTTTCGATTCTGGGGTGATTTCATCCACTCTCATTGGTCCTGCCCTATCTTGGGATCAAATGACAGCTAACATAGGCGACTCCCCTAACCCTGCGGATGACACAAAAAATATAACCTTATATGGTGTGAAATCAGATAAAACCGAAGAAGTGTTGTCTCCACCTACCTTAGGCACTGATGGGTATGACCTAAGCGCATTGAGTGTGAGCGACTATCCTTACCTCAGACTACAACTGGATGTAGCTGACCCTGTGCAACAAACTCCTCTTCAACTCAACTCATGGCAAGTAGACTATGAGACTACTCCCGAAGGCCTCCTATTGATCAGCAGCCCCGAAGGTATAGCTGAGTCGGTAGAAGTACAAGAAGGTCAACCATACAGCAGCGACTATACTTTCTGGAATTATTCAAAAAAGGACTTTCAGGATTCTATCAAAATCAAATATAATCTACTCAATGTAGGAAGTTCAATTCAATTTTCTGACTCACTCAATCTACCAGCACTAGCCAGCGGAGACTCTGCCCAGTTTGAATTTAACTTGACAACCATGGGCAATCAGGGACTGAACGACATGATCTTAAATTCAAACATCGACTACGCTCATGAATTTTATTCTTTCAACAACACTGTCCGCTTTTCCAACTACCTCAAGGTAAATGCCGACGAAACCAACCCATTAGTAGATGTTTCTTTTGATGGTGTACAAATCATGGATGGAGATATCGTATCGCCTACACCGTCTATCGAAGTGTATATCAATGACGACAATGCCTTCTTGCTCATGCAAGACACCACAGGGATCAATATCTATCTAAAACAACCTTGTGAAGATTGTGATTATGAACGTGTGGCTTTTAGCAACCCAACAGTACAATGGAGCCCTGCTACTACTGATGAAAATTTTAAAGCAACGATCAACCCTGAGCGATTAGAGGATGGCCTGTATGGACTTCGTGTATTGGCCAATGACGCCTCTGGAAATCCTTCTGGTCTAAAGCCCTACGAAATCAACTTTGAGGTCATCAATGCCTCTACCATCACCAATTTCTACCCATACCCTAATCCATTTTCATCAAGTACTCGATTTGTATTTACACTTACAGGATCGGAGTTTCCTGAGGATATTAAAATTCAGATACTTACTGTGACTGGTCGTGTGGTAAAAGAAATTTTCATGGATGAACTAGGAGCCATCAACATAGGCAATAACAAAACAGACTACGCTTGGGATGGACGAGACAACTATGGAGACCAGTTAGCCAATGGCGTATATCTTTACCGTGTACTCATCAAAAATGCTGGAGAAAATTTCAAACATCGAGAAACCTCTGCTGATCGTGGATTCAAAAATGGATTTGGCAAAATGTACTTACTGAGATAA
- a CDS encoding phytochrome family protein, producing MDSIDQNITHDNSKLFKVALLCGATLLLLNILKSLWLGGDVNILKIDSLACAITLLALVVWKRGVYLSLLVKLYCLSWVPLYVMYWKFYGGIDGAFSYVYFSLLVLFLGVLEGRTRFYMVLALCLTNVILTLDSEAEILITIAKPQNLMSPLAASYLVNSVIVAGVIIYIKIKFDEEREHIEANNRRLDLVNKELSMKHELLTNQQRQIKRIQNNLEELVHERTIELENRNRELEDYAYDNAHVVRRPLSNILSLLEILDHEKGSVTNEPQLKNIQEQAVALDKVVQKINSILK from the coding sequence GTGGATTCTATTGACCAAAATATCACCCATGATAACAGTAAGCTATTCAAAGTGGCCTTGCTGTGTGGCGCTACCCTTTTGCTTTTAAATATTTTAAAAAGCTTGTGGCTCGGGGGAGATGTGAACATTCTAAAGATTGATAGCTTAGCATGTGCCATTACCTTGCTGGCTTTGGTCGTTTGGAAGAGAGGGGTCTATTTGAGTCTTCTGGTAAAACTCTATTGTTTGAGTTGGGTGCCGTTGTATGTGATGTATTGGAAATTCTATGGTGGTATTGATGGAGCTTTTTCTTATGTGTATTTTTCATTACTAGTTCTTTTTTTGGGAGTATTAGAAGGGCGAACCAGATTTTATATGGTGCTTGCGCTATGTTTGACCAATGTGATTTTAACGTTGGACTCGGAAGCTGAAATTTTGATTACCATCGCTAAACCACAAAATTTGATGAGCCCATTAGCTGCGAGCTATTTGGTCAACTCGGTTATAGTAGCAGGGGTTATTATATACATAAAGATAAAATTTGATGAAGAACGTGAGCATATCGAGGCCAACAATAGACGCCTAGATTTGGTGAACAAAGAATTGTCAATGAAACATGAGTTGCTTACCAATCAGCAGCGCCAGATCAAACGCATTCAAAACAACCTAGAAGAACTGGTGCATGAACGTACTATTGAATTAGAGAATCGTAATCGCGAGTTGGAGGATTATGCTTATGACAATGCCCATGTGGTGCGTCGTCCGCTATCTAATATACTAAGTTTATTAGAAATCCTGGATCATGAAAAAGGCAGCGTAACTAACGAGCCACAATTGAAAAATATTCAAGAACAAGCGGTAGCCCTTGATAAAGTGGTGCAAAAGATCAATTCTATACTGAAATAA
- a CDS encoding pyridoxamine 5'-phosphate oxidase family protein, with protein sequence MGKLLPSIDEHTLQFIKTQKMFFVATAATTGKVNLSPKGSDSFRVLSPNQVAWLNLTGSGNETAAHLLENNRMTIMMCAFEGKPNIMRLYGTAKAIYEQDPEWTTYSPLFEDNTGARQIFLMEVNQVQHSCGMAVPLYDYIEQRDLLDKTHDKLGREKVKEYWKAKNMVSLDGLPTGQKI encoded by the coding sequence ATGGGAAAACTCCTCCCCTCCATCGATGAGCATACGCTCCAATTTATCAAAACACAAAAAATGTTTTTTGTGGCTACTGCAGCTACTACAGGAAAAGTAAACCTCTCTCCAAAAGGCTCAGACTCTTTCAGAGTACTAAGTCCTAATCAAGTAGCTTGGCTCAACCTGACAGGTAGTGGCAACGAAACGGCTGCCCACTTACTAGAAAATAACCGAATGACCATCATGATGTGCGCCTTTGAAGGAAAACCCAACATCATGCGGCTCTACGGCACAGCCAAGGCCATCTACGAGCAAGACCCCGAATGGACAACTTATAGCCCGCTATTCGAGGACAACACTGGCGCTCGCCAAATCTTTCTCATGGAGGTAAACCAAGTACAGCATTCCTGCGGCATGGCCGTGCCACTATATGACTACATAGAGCAAAGGGATCTCCTTGACAAAACGCATGATAAACTGGGTAGAGAAAAAGTGAAAGAATACTGGAAAGCAAAAAACATGGTATCACTAGACGGATTGCCTACAGGACAAAAAATATAA